One Rhodoferax sp. GW822-FHT02A01 genomic window, CAAATCATCGCAGCCCCCCACATGGGTGCTACCGATAAAAATTTGCGGCACGGTGCGCCGGCCGGTGATTTCCATCATGCGCAGGCGCTCCTGCGGATTGGCATCGACCCGGACTTCTTCGATGGCGGCCACGCCGCGGGACTGCAGCAGTCGTTTGGCCTGAATGCAGTAAGGGCAGACGGCCGTGGTGTACATCTTGACGGTTTGCATGGGCATTCGCTCGCAAATCAGGCTTTTTCAATGGGCAAGTTGGCGCCCTTCCACGCGGTCAGACCGCCACCCAGGCTCTGGGCCTGCTCATAGCCCAGCTTCTTGGCAATGGCTACAGCCCGGCCCGAGCGCGCACCGGTCTGGCATACCAGGATCAGGGGTAGCGTCTTGTTTTTCACGGTGGCCACCAGCTTGTTCTCCAGTTCACCCAAGGGAATATTCTTGGCGCTGCCCAAGTGACCTGCGGCAAATTCACCGGGTTCCGACACGTCAACAACCACCGCCTTTTCACGGTTGACCAGCAATACGGCACCTGCCGGGCTCAGACCCGCTGTGGCCGCACCTTGCAGCACCGGCCACAAAAGCAGGCCGCCGGAGACCATCGCCAGGGAGATCAACATCCAGTTATCGAGAATAAATTTCACTTTGTTCCTTGTTCGTACTTGCGCACCTGCGAAAGCATTAGCCCTCCATTTTAGAATGCTGAACCTGGCCCATGTTGGGCATGGGCCATTGATCACTCCACCACAGTCCGTTCACCATGTACAAACTTGTTCTTGTTCGCCACGGCGAATCCACCTGGAATCTTGAAAACCGCTTTACCGGCTGGACCGATGTGGATTTGACCCCCACTGGCGTGGAACAGGCCAAGAATGCGGGCCGACTGCTCAAGGCCGAAGGCTACGAATTTGACCTGGCCTACACCAGCGTGCTCAAGCGTGCGACCCGTACCCTGTGGCACTGCCTGGACGAGATGGACCGCACCTGGCTGCCCGTGGTGCACTCCTGGCGCCTCAACGAGCGCCATTACGGCGCCCTGCAGGGATTGAACAAGACCGACATGGCCAAGCAGTACGGCGATGCCCAGGTGCTGATCTGGCGCCGCAGCTACGACACGCCCCCCCCCGCCCTGGAGCCGACCGACCCCCGCAGTGAACGTGGCGATCTGCGCTATGCCAAGCTGCAGCCCGAACAGGTGCCTCTGACCGAATGCCTGAAGGACACCGTGGCCCGCGTG contains:
- a CDS encoding rhodanese-like domain-containing protein is translated as MKFILDNWMLISLAMVSGGLLLWPVLQGAATAGLSPAGAVLLVNREKAVVVDVSEPGEFAAGHLGSAKNIPLGELENKLVATVKNKTLPLILVCQTGARSGRAVAIAKKLGYEQAQSLGGGLTAWKGANLPIEKA
- the grxC gene encoding glutaredoxin 3, with amino-acid sequence MQTVKMYTTAVCPYCIQAKRLLQSRGVAAIEEVRVDANPQERLRMMEITGRRTVPQIFIGSTHVGGCDDLMALDGKGGLVPLLNGA
- the gpmA gene encoding 2,3-diphosphoglycerate-dependent phosphoglycerate mutase, whose translation is MYKLVLVRHGESTWNLENRFTGWTDVDLTPTGVEQAKNAGRLLKAEGYEFDLAYTSVLKRATRTLWHCLDEMDRTWLPVVHSWRLNERHYGALQGLNKTDMAKQYGDAQVLIWRRSYDTPPPALEPTDPRSERGDLRYAKLQPEQVPLTECLKDTVARVLPFWNESIAPAIRSGKKVLIAAHGNSIRALVKYLDNIADDAIVGVNIPNGIPLVYELDADLKPIRNYYLGDAEAVAKAAAAVASQGKA